The Candidatus Rokuibacteriota bacterium genome has a window encoding:
- a CDS encoding DUF4388 domain-containing protein, with amino-acid sequence MSDARPTAKVLIVDADPAKLQALRAALTTAAYQVTSATSASFALTTLERDRPDLIVSGNRTEDMDGVEFCSIIRSDPTTHDIPFLLLSGPTRPTPWAVAQAGVDMLVAGDFVVSTVLDRISKLLRHVAPQSEPGLLPPPPLPPRVTVPRAEAGTRTFEGSFGVLDLTEVTQAIALGGKTGRLSLELTAGEGSLLFDSGRVVHAEFASRTGESAFAAMVSAAQSDPEGTFRFKPSADLPAGSGPRTIQKSVDQLLLSIASEIDEGRAAAGVPPPPPRT; translated from the coding sequence GTGAGCGACGCCCGGCCCACCGCCAAGGTCCTCATCGTGGATGCCGACCCGGCGAAGCTCCAGGCCCTCAGGGCGGCGCTCACGACGGCGGCCTACCAGGTTACGTCGGCGACGAGCGCCTCCTTCGCGCTCACGACGCTCGAGCGCGACCGCCCGGACCTCATCGTGAGCGGCAACCGGACCGAGGACATGGACGGCGTCGAGTTCTGCTCCATCATCCGGAGCGACCCGACGACCCACGACATTCCGTTCCTCTTGCTGTCCGGGCCCACGCGCCCGACGCCGTGGGCCGTCGCCCAGGCCGGGGTGGACATGCTGGTGGCCGGCGACTTCGTCGTCTCCACCGTGCTCGACCGGATCTCGAAGCTCCTGCGCCATGTCGCGCCTCAGTCGGAGCCTGGGCTGCTGCCGCCGCCGCCGCTTCCGCCGCGGGTGACGGTGCCCCGCGCGGAGGCCGGGACGCGGACTTTCGAGGGCTCGTTCGGCGTGCTCGACCTGACCGAGGTCACCCAGGCCATCGCCCTCGGTGGCAAGACGGGCCGGCTCTCGCTGGAGCTGACGGCGGGCGAGGGCTCGCTGCTCTTCGACTCCGGGCGCGTCGTCCACGCCGAGTTCGCCTCGCGCACCGGAGAGAGCGCCTTCGCGGCCATGGTCTCAGCCGCCCAGTCCGACCCCGAGGGCACCTTCCGCTTCAAGCCTTCGGCCGACCTGCCCGCCGGCTCGGGGCCGCGCACGATCCAGAAGAGCGTGGACCAGCTGCTCCTCAGCATCGCCTCCGAGATCGACGAGGGCCGCGCCGCCGCCGGCGTGCCGCCCCCGCCGCCGAGAACATAG